TGCCAAAAGCCAGGATGGTTCAAATCCCTGAACCAGGTAATGACTGTTAGTTAAGATATCTTCCAGCCCCCAAACGCTCCAGCTGGGCcaacattacattattttcacGAGGGGGTCGATACCTGTCACTCAACAAGCAAGACAGTTTGAATGTGACGTGAACCCTCGGCACAGCCTGGCCGGATAAAACAGCTAGTTAAAAACAGACTTGTGTGCTCCCTGAGCCGCAGTATGGACATGACTAGAATGGGCTAAAGCCAGTAGGTCATGTGACTGGATGTCATGTTGAAGTCCTGCTTTTACTGGAATGTTGTGTCACTGGATGGCTTTGTCCTTGCTGCTGAAGTTACACAGGAGGCTCTTGGCTCCGTTCTGCCACGCGTACAGCGTCTCCAGTGGAGATTTCCCATCCTGcacaggagaaaaaaacgcATAAGAGTGCAAAGTGTTAAGGAAAAATTTAGGAGCAGCTTCAAATCTGGATACATGAAGACTTAAGAGACTTGGATGTCTAAAGGGCaatttatgcttctgtgttaaatgcatttatttttatttttataaatagtCTGTCCTTAATTGCAGGAGTGAAGTCTGGTGTGCGGgagtcagggttccagctgcCGCTCATCTACACTAATCACCTCTGCTTCAAATACCCGGCCAACCTACCACGCTTTGTCAGGTCATAGTCAAGATCACCATGTTAGTGGCTCTGCTGATGCAACCTGTTAtaccagtttctttttttgacttttgctTGTCCTGATTATTCTTTGTCTGCCACAGTTCTGTGAACCAGACTCCTGCTCTTGATTGACCCGTGTAGATACGGCAGGGTACAGTAGTCGTGGTTACCCCGAGAGGCTGTACGTTTGCTTCCTGCTAAGTGACACAGGATTTGTTGGTTGCTCGGTACTTACACAGTTCTTTGTGTTGAGACTGGCCCCGTACATCATCAACAGCTTGATCATCTTGAATCTGTTAATTCTCACGGCATCGTGCATGGGCGTGTCTCCGTCCTTCAGTCAGGGAGCAaaacagatgttcagcatcagttCAAACTTTAATTGACCAACTTGTGTTTCTTTCACCACATAATCAGCAGCATCTTGCCGAGcgtgaaattatgaattattttgactaatagtcaagatcagaggaacgaacagatgagtttagttaggaatccaatccatttttggtggtgatttggttaaaatgaaacccatatttcagatgtggACATCTTTCAAAGGGGGCAAATtggaccagaggacaacaggagggttaaataacGCAGctgtgatctgtgtgtgtgtgtgtcaagtctGACGCCTTACTCTGTCTTTGGCGTTGACGTCGGCTCCGCAGTGGATGAGATGCTCGGCGCAATCACAGTGTCCGGTCCGCACAGCAACATGAAGGGGGGTGCTCTGCAACTGcatgaggagaggagaaggcGTCAGTTAGCTCAATGCatgaaaaacatcagaaaatgtcactaaaagtactgtgtgtgtgtgtgtgtgtgtgtgtgcctgcgtgtgtgtaaTGATGCATTTGGAACACATGGGTCATGTCAGCTGATGGGACATGggacaaacaaaagaaatcaaagtGCACCTCAACTAAATGCTAATTGAGGTAGTTGATGCCCGCTGATGTATGTTCCAGCGTTCATGTGTCTGATTGGTTTGATTTGGACTTCTGATTGGTCCAGCGGGTTCATGGGCGGGTCTACTGCGCAGACTCGGGCTCCATATAAACAACGTGGGGGCGCCCGCATTGGGGATattttgtctttactttttgtgcaatgggaggaagtggagacacGTCGGCCATCTTTATGTCCACTCTGTGGTACCCACCTTGTCTCTGTAGGAGAACTTGGCTCCCTGGTCGAGGAGGAGCTGTAGCGCTGGCAGGCTGCCTCCTCTGCAGGCCCAGTGGACCGCTGTGGCCTCCAGCTGcaacccagacacacacacaccaaactattagatgtgtgtgtgtgtgtttcagtgtgtattTGAGATGAGAGTTCTAAGATGCCTCACCTTGTCTTTTTTCTCGATGGCAGCGCCGGCCTCCAGGAGCCTTTTCATCACCTCCACGTGTCCTTTGAACGAGGCTTTGTGCAGCGCTGTTCTCTGAAACTGGAACATTTCAGAGATCACAAACACTTCCTCTACTGAAA
This portion of the Etheostoma cragini isolate CJK2018 chromosome 17, CSU_Ecrag_1.0, whole genome shotgun sequence genome encodes:
- the LOC117960313 gene encoding ankyrin repeat domain-containing protein 1-like, with protein sequence MGLHSVEELVSGKRSDGKEADHFQGGVYEAGVDQEKQDERRSDRELVGGALSEESDSGSEHEEVSVAALNTDKSGRLKLETVDDLFNILQLRKRRRERKAPVHKKPQPEPETLPETVDEQLFLTAAMENKLPVVEKYLSDGGNPNAADHFQRTALHKASFKGHVEVMKRLLEAGAAIEKKDKLEATAVHWACRGGSLPALQLLLDQGAKFSYRDKLQSTPLHVAVRTGHCDCAEHLIHCGADVNAKDRDGDTPMHDAVRINRFKMIKLLMMYGASLNTKNCDGKSPLETLYAWQNGAKSLLCNFSSKDKAIQ